The DNA region TCGAGTTTGTGGTAGTTGAGCAGCACCGAGAAACCGTCTTTTGTTCCGTCCCAGACCTGCCAGATGAACGGCCGATTGTTAAATAGCCGGGAGTGGGAGGCGAAGAACTCGTCCCTGAGGAATCCTTCGAGGTCGCCTTTGAGGCTTCCATCCTTTTTTGTGTATCCGGCCTGTCTGAGGAGTTCGTCCTCCACGTGGGGTGACCACGCAGGACCATAGGCGGCGGCAAGGAGCGACCGGAGCCGGTCGACGAGCCTTCCCTCGCCCCGTATGGAGGGGATTGTGACGATGCCGTCCTTGTCGGCGAAGGAAAGGAGTTTCTTGCTCTCTGCCACCCACTCCCGCTGGAGGTCGGCAAGTTCCATATCGGGGTCGAGTTCGGCAGGCCAGCGGTAGCCGAGGAGGCGGGCGATGGCGACGTGGAGGACTGTTCCATCGGTGCGGAGGGGGCCGCGGGCGAGCATCTTTGTCTCCTCGTCCCAGATGACGCTTCCGCATGGGTGGCCGTGGAAGATCCACTGGGTGGGGTCGTTTGAGTAGGGCGCGGGGAGGCCGTGGGGGTACTTCTCGGCAGCAACCTTCTGCCAGTGGGGGAGGTCGAAGGGAACCTTAACGAGGGTGGCGTTGGTGACTTTGAGGCTCTGGTCGATTTTTCGGACGGCGATGTTGTAATCAGGAGAGGAGCAGAAACACCAGATGGCGGGGAGGTGGGAGGGGTCGTGGGGGATTATTGGACCGACATTGCTATCGTAAAGTTCACCGGAGTAGAAAGTTGGATTTAACTCTCTCATTTGGCTGACTGCAATCCCTTTATTTCCCCATGCACTCTGGCCTTGTAATCTCGCCATATTTTTGCCTGAATCTCTCCAATCTACACAATAATGCATTCCATCGTACAAATTTTGCGATTCTTCGGTAGTACTTTGATAATAACGCCAGCTTCTGATAGAGTAAGCAATTTCCCAAAATTCTCTTCTGTATCGGTTATCGTCACCTGTTTTTAGACCCTGTGAGGTATCTACAAATTCTGTAAGTAGAGGTAGTCCAGAACTATGTATATCATCTAAAATGATCCTCGCATCCGGATTCCCCAACTGCCCAGCCTGCTCCACACACGATATCTCTGCATCCAGAAGCGCCCGGGCCTTTGCCCCCGCATCGCGCTCCTCCGAGACATCCAGCCCGCAGAGGAGGTGCCCCTCTGGCGGTTTCGCATGGGTGAGGTTCAGGAGAATGGCCTTCACAACCTCGCCGGAGATGGTTTCAAATGCGCCGGGGCCCAGCCTCACCAGCAGGTCCCAGCGCTCTTTCTTCAGCAGGTGCTCCCTGAACCGCTTATACGATGCCAGGAAGAGCCAGTTCTGTGGCAGAACAATACTGACCTTCCCTCCCGGCCGGCAGAAAGCGAGGCACCGCTCAAGAAACACCGTTGCAAGATCGTTCTTTGCCAGAGGGTGGTTCTCCTCAATGAAGCCCCTCAGAACCTCTCCCTGTTTCCCGCTGGTCAGATAGGGGACGTTCGTCATGACATAATCATACCGCCTGGAGAGGAGACCTGCCGCTTTCAGCACCCCCTCGCCCGTCTCGCCAAACGTCTCCGCGACCGGATCGGCCGCATCCTTCTCCCGCCGCAGAGCCTGCTCAAACTTCTTCTCCAGAGTTTTCGGGTCGACAAGGGTCGGCTGCTTATCCACCCGGATCAGGCTGCCGAGGGTGTCAGCGTTCTTGAAGAGGTCGTAGTACTGCGCAAGCACGCCCTCCAGCAGCCCATCATCCCCGGCAAGACTCAGCCACTCCTCCTTCTTAGCCCTGATCGGTATCCCTGTGCAGGCCAGGTTTGGCACCGGCAGGTATGAATCGGTCGGGAACCCGGCCTTCCACGCCTCCAGCGCGATGGAGAACGTCGCGATCTGGATGCACCGGGGATCAAGTTCAAGCCCGTGGAGGTTCTCCGTCAGGATGCCCCTGATCGCGGCCTCCGTCTCCTCACCAACCTCCCTTCGCATGGCAAGCAGCATATGAAACGCCGCGACCAGGAAATGCCCGCTCCCGCAGCAGGGGTCGAGGATCTTCAACTCCGCCGGGCTCTCAGGCCAGGCAGAAAAGTCGTGCTGCACCCCCTCCCTGTAGTAGCGCCACTCATTCCGGAGAGGACTATCCGGATGGAGGTGAAGCCACCAGGCGCCGAGCGTGTTCTGGAGCAGGAACTGCACCATGTAGGGCTCGGTGAAGAGCTGGGTCACCGCGCAGATATCGTAGCCCTCCACCTTCCTCTCAGAGGCGTTCACCTCCCTCTTTGCATCGGTCTGCCAGAACTGGTATGTCCACCCCAGCGCATCCTCGGCAAGGAACGTCTCCGAAGGAATCCTCGCAAGGATCGACCGGAGCGCCATGGTATCCTCGGCCGCGAACCTGACCCGCGTCACCGGGCTATCACGCCTGAAGAGGCCGGGGAGCATCTCTGCCGCATAATCCCCGGCAACCTCCCAGAGATCCCGCCCCTCCTCACGGGCGATCTCCTCACACTCATCAAGGGTGACAGGCACTCTGAACTCCGGGTGGATCAGCAGGCTGTTCTCGGCCAGGAACCGCGCAAAAAGCATCCGGTGCCACCGCTCGTAAGCTACCGACCTGACAAGGTCGTCAAACGACCCGAGCCTGCGGCACTCCGTCCGGAGTTGCCGACGTATCTCCGCCTGCTCCGCCGTGAGATAACCTGGCTTTCGCTCCTCATCAACACCAAGAACCAGCAGAGCATTTCTCGCCCCCTGTTCAGCCTTCCTGCGAGCCTCCTGTATCGCCTCATCGAGAGCGCTCCTCGCCTCGCGAGAGAGCACCGTCATCTGAGCATCACCGGAGTCCCCTTCTCAAGTTCAGCCAGCGCCCGCCTGCGGACACCCTTCAGGTATGCATCGAGATCATCCGGGGTCTTCACCGTCACCGGCGCCCCGAGAGAGACAATCACCGTCTTTGGCTCAAGGATCTTTGCCACCGCAACCCTTATCCGGTCAAGCGCCCCCCTGACCAGCATCACGCGGCCATCGAAAGACGTCAGCGGAGTCTTTCTAAGGTGCTCCACTATCTCAGCGTCTGTCCCTATCTTCAACGGCAATGACTCACCGAGATTGTATTCCCGGATCAGACGTGCCCGGTCTGCATCATCAAGTCTCTGCCAGTCAGGATCAGCCTCAAGTGCAGCGAGCACCTCCTTTCGCGCCTCCTCCACGCGGGTGATCCCGGTATTCAGGGCTTCACGCAGCCCCTTCCGAAGATCAGCAAGCAGCGGTTCGACCGGATCAGGATCGTGGAGCAGACTCCGATTCTTACAGATCGCTTCCATCTCGGTCCTGATATCATCAAGATCCTCAAACCCCTCAGCGTGCGAGACCAGATGCTGCAGTGCATCCCATGCAGGCTTCCGCTCCTCGATCTTGGCCTTTATCGTCTTCCACCTCTCAATATCCTGTTTGATAACCTCACGCCGTCCAACCAGTTCCCGCACCAACTGGTTGCCTGAGTATGCCTGGAGTTCAGCAAGGTAAGTGGGCGACTCTCGTGGCGGCAGCGGGGGGTCGTCACCGGTAGCCTCGATAAGGGAACGGAGACGCTCAAGGAAGATCACCGCCTCTTCCACCTCACGCCCCGGCTCCGCAGACAGACCCAGCTTCGTATAGAGTTCGCGGGCCGCAAGTTTCTCGTTGGGAGAGAGGACTATATTCTCCGCCTCAAAAGTTGTCTTCCCAATCTTGGTCTTATCCAGATCAGAAGCATATATCGGCCTGTTATTGAAACGGGCTTTCAGGTGACCGGTGGCCGCCAGCACCATCAAAGCCCCGTCTATCGCGTCCCGCGGCCAGCCGAACGGCGGCGCTTCAAGCGCTTTACGCACCTCGTTTCCGATCTTCGGCGTGTTCAGCCGCTTCAGGATCTCCTTGCAGACCGGATGCTCCTCGGGCTCTCTTTCAAACCCGATCTGCTTCATCGGTGTCCAGTCACCACTCTTCACACGGGTGATGACACGATCCCATCCCGTGGCATCAGCATCAGAGAACCGGTAGTACATACGCTGGACAGCCTGCTCTGCTGCCTTCCTGACCGCACCTGCAAACGAATCAGCCTCGATAGGGGTGCCACCGCCGATATACACATGTGCGTTCTTCAGGATCTCATCGACCAGCGAATCGATCCTCTGCATGTGGCCGCGGAGTTTCGCCTCTATGTTGGACCTAGCCTGATCGCCTTCGGGTGTGGTCGGGGCCGGACGTTCGCTTAGCACCCCCTCAGCAGCGAGCAGCCCGGCGATCTCATCCTTTAGCGCATCATGGTTCAGCCGTGGTAAAAAGACCATCACCATCGGGCTTTCATTCCCTTCAGCGGCCGCCTCCGACTTAACACCTGCTTCGGTGACCTCCCACCCATGCCGTAGCCATACCGGCACATTCGACCTGATCTCAGGTCTCTGCGGGGTGAAATAGGTTATATCGATCCCGCGCGGGGTTCTGCTCACCCCCTGTGACAGCGAGAAACTCCCAAGACGTTTGGCGACACAGTTCCTGAGGACTTCGTCCCGCTTGAACGTTATGCTCGTATCGCTCGCCCGGGCGTTGGCTTTTCGCTGCTGGTAATCTCCTTCCCAGATGCTACCCTCCTCGGTCTGGATGCGGTACTCATCCCCGACCTTTGCGATCACCCCGCGGTCATGAAGGTCTTTGAGATGGGTCGGGATTTCCTGCCTCAGGTCCTCGCTCCCTGCCGTCAGATCTGTGATCAGGAGATCGGTGAGGGTATCCGGTGTGGCTCTGATCCCGATTGATTCATCCAGCAGCTGGATCAGAAAAAGAAGCGCCATTATCCGGGAACGAAGCCGCCCCTCCTTCGTCCCGTCATCCTCCTTGCTGATGCTCTCGTAGATCTTTGGGTAGAGGATGTTGTTCCGTATCATGTAAGTGCTCTGCTGGTTGAAGATGAAATCTGCCGGAATGACCGTTCCGACTGGATCTTTAGCAAACTCACGGCTCCCCTCAAAGGTCAACCGCAACTGATTGCGCAACTGGGTGCTCATCCCTCCCCGGTCAACACTCTGCAGGACTCGTTCCCAGAATCGTTTCCTGGTAGGCAGTAGAGGATAATCAAGCACCAGAACATCCTCATCCCCGGGCCTTGGTGCCAGACTTGATCCGTCAAGGTGGCGTGAGATCTCACCGCTGACCGACTCCAGAACACCTTTAAGGGGTTCTTTCATCGACTCCTTCTTCCGGAGGATCGTCTGACGGAGCACCACGTCGACATCTTTTGACTCCAGTGGAACCTGCAGGGAAAACCGATCCTGGAGGCGCTGTAACTGGATGTTGGCATGTAGCGCATCCTGTCCTGTAGCGACAAAGAGCACCTTTGAACCAAATTTTTTACAGCAATCCTCAACGACCTCCTGGAAGATTAACAACTGATCCGATCTCTCCCCGATCGTCAGGTACTGCTGAACCTCATCGAGAACTATCAGCACCAGAGGCATCTTTCCGGCTACGGTGCTCTTCATGGCAAATATATCCTTGAGCATCTCGACCATGGTCGAATTTGTCATCTGAAAATCGGCTCCAAACTGCCGTCGAAGATCCTCTCTGACCTGCTCCACATCCATACCACGGAAATCAGGGTTAAACTCGATGAGGGCCTCGG from Methanoculleus receptaculi includes:
- a CDS encoding Eco57I restriction-modification methylase domain-containing protein gives rise to the protein MTVLSREARSALDEAIQEARRKAEQGARNALLVLGVDEERKPGYLTAEQAEIRRQLRTECRRLGSFDDLVRSVAYERWHRMLFARFLAENSLLIHPEFRVPVTLDECEEIAREEGRDLWEVAGDYAAEMLPGLFRRDSPVTRVRFAAEDTMALRSILARIPSETFLAEDALGWTYQFWQTDAKREVNASERKVEGYDICAVTQLFTEPYMVQFLLQNTLGAWWLHLHPDSPLRNEWRYYREGVQHDFSAWPESPAELKILDPCCGSGHFLVAAFHMLLAMRREVGEETEAAIRGILTENLHGLELDPRCIQIATFSIALEAWKAGFPTDSYLPVPNLACTGIPIRAKKEEWLSLAGDDGLLEGVLAQYYDLFKNADTLGSLIRVDKQPTLVDPKTLEKKFEQALRREKDAADPVAETFGETGEGVLKAAGLLSRRYDYVMTNVPYLTSGKQGEVLRGFIEENHPLAKNDLATVFLERCLAFCRPGGKVSIVLPQNWLFLASYKRFREHLLKKERWDLLVRLGPGAFETISGEVVKAILLNLTHAKPPEGHLLCGLDVSEERDAGAKARALLDAEISCVEQAGQLGNPDARIILDDIHSSGLPLLTEFVDTSQGLKTGDDNRYRREFWEIAYSIRSWRYYQSTTEESQNLYDGMHYCVDWRDSGKNMARLQGQSAWGNKGIAVSQMRELNPTFYSGELYDSNVGPIIPHDPSHLPAIWCFCSSPDYNIAVRKIDQSLKVTNATLVKVPFDLPHWQKVAAEKYPHGLPAPYSNDPTQWIFHGHPCGSVIWDEETKMLARGPLRTDGTVLHVAIARLLGYRWPAELDPDMELADLQREWVAESKKLLSFADKDGIVTIPSIRGEGRLVDRLRSLLAAAYGPAWSPHVEDELLRQAGYTKKDGSLKGDLEGFLRDEFFASHSRLFNNRPFIWQVWDGTKDGFSVLLNYHKLDKRNLERLTYTYLGAWINQQRTEVEKGLPGAERRLAAAEDLKERLAKILEGEEPYDIFVRWKPLHEQPIGWDPDLNDGVRLNIRPFVKAGVLRSRPNINWNKDRGKDPVPNASGSVERYNDRHFKLEEKRKAREKVKER
- the brxC gene encoding BREX system P-loop protein BrxC; this encodes MVSNDLILNRDVFQRDPLTYTIPNDGVTKVGPITTEDEWAVARYELENFVCKGSYHRGLKNILESFLYNLDQPSQPAIWVSGFFGSGKSHLVRVLEFLWCDLKFPDGVSARDVCMLPDDVRDALNELTIESRRHGGIWSAAGTLSAGSANDPRVAILQVVLRSAGLPEDIDTARVHLWLAELGILDAVRDRLREQDRERDMTRPFVSRKFAEALIEFNPDFRGMDVEQVREDLRRQFGADFQMTNSTMVEMLKDIFAMKSTVAGKMPLVLIVLDEVQQYLTIGERSDQLLIFQEVVEDCCKKFGSKVLFVATGQDALHANIQLQRLQDRFSLQVPLESKDVDVVLRQTILRKKESMKEPLKGVLESVSGEISRHLDGSSLAPRPGDEDVLVLDYPLLPTRKRFWERVLQSVDRGGMSTQLRNQLRLTFEGSREFAKDPVGTVIPADFIFNQQSTYMIRNNILYPKIYESISKEDDGTKEGRLRSRIMALLFLIQLLDESIGIRATPDTLTDLLITDLTAGSEDLRQEIPTHLKDLHDRGVIAKVGDEYRIQTEEGSIWEGDYQQRKANARASDTSITFKRDEVLRNCVAKRLGSFSLSQGVSRTPRGIDITYFTPQRPEIRSNVPVWLRHGWEVTEAGVKSEAAAEGNESPMVMVFLPRLNHDALKDEIAGLLAAEGVLSERPAPTTPEGDQARSNIEAKLRGHMQRIDSLVDEILKNAHVYIGGGTPIEADSFAGAVRKAAEQAVQRMYYRFSDADATGWDRVITRVKSGDWTPMKQIGFEREPEEHPVCKEILKRLNTPKIGNEVRKALEAPPFGWPRDAIDGALMVLAATGHLKARFNNRPIYASDLDKTKIGKTTFEAENIVLSPNEKLAARELYTKLGLSAEPGREVEEAVIFLERLRSLIEATGDDPPLPPRESPTYLAELQAYSGNQLVRELVGRREVIKQDIERWKTIKAKIEERKPAWDALQHLVSHAEGFEDLDDIRTEMEAICKNRSLLHDPDPVEPLLADLRKGLREALNTGITRVEEARKEVLAALEADPDWQRLDDADRARLIREYNLGESLPLKIGTDAEIVEHLRKTPLTSFDGRVMLVRGALDRIRVAVAKILEPKTVIVSLGAPVTVKTPDDLDAYLKGVRRRALAELEKGTPVMLR